GTACACTATGCAGCTACCCATGCATTTGTTGAATGCTGATGAGAAACATTCCATGTCCCCAAAGGCttcatataaataaaacaagacAAATGTGAGATGAGGTGCAGGACAGCTGCTCACCACAGATGAAAGAGTAGACGTGAGATGGTTGCACAGTGGGTGGTGATATAAAGGGCACTCTCAAATTCCTGCACAATGCAGTAGAACAGGTGGGACAGACAGCTGTTTGTAAAGAAGGTTTTTTATAATTTAGCATCTTGCACAATGTATAGCTGAGGCCACCTTGCTTTAATTAATGTAATTCTCAGTACCTAAATAGAGCTGTTTAACATTTCTGCATATTGCTCAAGAACTTTCAGTGCGTTGACGTACTCTGTTCTTCAGATATCCCTAGTGTAGATACAGAGTacatgaaatacattttgtgaAAGCACAGGCCACACAATCattatttcagaaggaaaattttaGGGAACAGATACAGCAAATACTGAGAAGCCGTGAGACATCCAGCCTGGCAAActgctttctgaaatatttttccgGAAATTTTGTAAATAAGCAGTTGATTTGAATCCCTCAAATGTCCCAAATCCctctgattttcttcttgatttCTTTGGGAAATGGTTTTTCGtttaaagttttaaaagttcttttGAAAAGGTATTTTTGCCTTTATCCTCTCCATTGTCTTTCATAGCATTGTGCCAGACACAGCTGAATTGAACTTCTGCAAAAAAGATTAATAAGTAGCATTTGCACTCAGGTGTAGATTGAAAGCCTCGAGGAGTTATGAGTTACCTAACTGACCTAAACAGAAATTGTTACCCAAAATTGTATTTTGACTGAGAATACCCTCTTTTTAAATGGAAGGTGTTTTACAACAATAAATATCAATGTCAATAGTTGAATTTCAATGATTTTATTCCATGGTGAGGGGTTTCAGGAAGGCTAGAAGGAGAGTCAGGGCTTCATAACATCGGTGAAGGGAGATGCCCTTTATTCTCATCTTCTTAGCCAGAGCTGGTGCATCCCAGGACTGCTCTGTTGAGGGCTGCAGAAGGTGAGGAGGTTTGTCTGCAAAATTCATATTCTTTAGACAGTTCCATCTCCCTGGAAGAATGAAAACATGGAGGGAATTTAGTGGCTGCTATTGCTGTGACTTTCAAAGGTTTTTATCATTTCTCACTGGCAGCGATGTAGGTTTTGGCTCTACTTTAGGAAACATGACCATGGTGCTGGATGAAGGCTAGTTCAGTTTTTCAGGCTGAGAGCTGGTCAGATGTGCATATAACTGATCAGTACACAAAATAAGAGAACCATCAGTTGCTCACCCCACAGCATCCACAGCATTTGCAGTCCCCACAGAGGGTTCCAAACAGGCCATTCACCACCTGAATGCCACAAAGCACTCCCTGGATCAAACTCATGACCAGCAGCAAGGAGAAGAGGGTCAGGTGCCATACGACAATATTTTCAGGTGAGCGACACTTGTCCCACAATGTGTGGTCAGTGAGGTAGTTCCTGCAGGAGAACAGGAAGAAGACAAGGTTAGCTTGCAGAGGGAGGGTCTCTCACGGATGAGGGGTTGCCATGCTGGGACATGGCTGAGGTTCTGTTCACTTTGGCAAGAATTTCCATTGCCACACTGGTGCTTTGTGTCTGGAACATGATTTCAATTTTGTTTCTAGGTCTATTGAAGCAACTGATTTGAAAACACAAGGCATCAGAAGGGAGCAGTCAGAGACAAGTTTTTTATCCAATTGAATGATTTGGTGTTCTGGGAAGAAAAGGTTGTAGTCAGGTAGGTGCCAATTGGGTGTTatctgtgccagtgttttgCCAGGGGTGTTTTTGCTGCTTTTACTTGTTTACAGCATGTTTTGTGGAGGTGAGGTGGAGTGGTGGTCGGGCATGCAATCCAGTACCTCCAAGCAACAACTGGGAACAAGTTGTAACAAAATCAACTGAATTATCAAAACTAAACCATCAAATGCTACAAGACAAGTGGCCTCTTGCCCACTGAGCTGAAAAGAGCAGCCTTTGCTCTTCTGCCTGCCTCATCAAAAGGAAAGGTAAAAgtgttttctgtaatttttactTTCCCATTCTGATTTAATTGTGAATTGCTTAACCACTCACTTTATTTCCTGTGCATATTCTTGATGCTATTTTGTTTGTATTCTTGTCATGTGATTTCTTGGCTGCAACCAAAACTATGTTTGAAACAGAGCACATTTTCCCAAAGACTCCCAGAATGAGACAAAGGGAGTTGGTTTCCAGTCCTCACTGACCCACGAACAAATAGTGCATATCATACACCTTTATACttcttgttttcttattttttttctttctaacatgCCCTCTAATTTTGTGGTGTATTATGCAAGAAACACTGCTAGGTCACTCTTGTCTGAGGCAGGCTGCATTAAAGGTTCTGAGGTGATGAGATGTTCTGATCACACCTGCTCTCAGTAGCACGTTGCACCCTGTTTTCTGTTGGAGCTGTCTTGACTTCAGCCTGAGCAGTGAGATTGCTGGGGTTAAGTGATAAATATACATGACAGGGAACATGTTTGGGTTGAGAAGTGGGAGGAACAGGCAACTTCCAAATGCCATAGCCAAGATAAAATGACACATACATGCTAATTATTTGAATACCATCAAATTTCAttctaatcatagaatcacagaatggtttgggttggaacgGACTTTAGTCATCTCATCCCACTCCCTtgctgtggacagggacaccttccactagaccaggttgctccaagccctgtccaacctggccttgaacccttCCAGAGGCAgacacagtttctctgggcaatgtgtgccagggcctcatcaccctcataGGGAAGGACTTCCTCCTAgtatctgatctaaacctactctttttcagtttgaaaccattcccccttgtcctgtcactacctGCTTttataaaaagtccctctccatcttcaGCCCCCTTCCATCCCTTCAaatactggaaggccacaattcAGTCCTCacaaagccttctcttccccagggggaacaatcccaattttctcagtctttccttacagAAGAAGTGCTCAATCCCTCTAATAGtgttggtgcctcctctggacttgcacCACCAAGTCAGCAtccctcctgtgctgaggaccccatagctggaggcagcactgcagaggggTCTCCCCTGAGCaggacagaggggcagaatcctccccttccctgctgctcacgctgtggctcagcccagcacatGGTGGGGTTCTGGGCTCCCAGTGCCCACGCCAgggcatgtccagcctctcagccaccagcactcccaagtcttcccagggctgctctcaatctgttcGTCTCCAGCCTGGATTAATACTGCGAGTTGCCCTGACCTGGTGCAGCCCCTCACACTTGatcatgagattcccatgggccaCTTCTTAGCTTGTCCAGGTGCCTCTGCAcctgcaccactcagcttggtgtcatctgcaatcTTGCTGAGAGTGCCTTCTATCCCTTCATCtgtgtcattaatgaagatattaagtAACACTGGTCCCAGCAGGGACTTGTCATTAGTGTTTATCAGGACTCTGAAGTGTTGACCACTACCCTCTGAATGCGACCATCCAACCACTGTCATCTCCATCTAACAGTTCACCCATCAAATCCATCTTTCTCCAAATCAGAGCAGGATGTTGTGTGGGACCATTTCAAGATAACTGGTATCTGTagcccttcccttgtccactgatgGAGTCACTCCATCATACAAGGCCACTGAATTGCTATGGCAGGACTTGCCCTGGTGAAGCCATGTTGGCCATCCTGGATCATCTCCCTGTCCTTCATATGCCACAGCAGAGCTTCCAGGAGGGTCTGTTCCATGATCTCCCCAGGCACAGGTCAGTAGTTCCCAAGGTCCTCCTTTCTACCGTTTTTAAAGATGGGGACaatgtttcctcttttcccGTCACCTGGGGCTTCACCTGACTGCCAGGACTTTTCAGctatgatggagagtggcttggcaactaCATCAGCCAATTCCCTCTGGACACTGGGATGGGTCTCATAACATATCACTTCTATCCATCTAGGTGGAATTTATCCCTGTATACTGCTTATCATCCCAAGAGTAACCTTGGAGGAGACTGTGCATTTCTCTTTATTGGGTCCTTTGAAACTCAGTAGTTCTGATTATACTTGCTATTCTTTACAGTGTTGCTGTGTGTTGCTGGCACTTCTAAGAGCTTCTGTATTTTAAGCAAACAGTTTAATTCCCATTTTTATACAAGGGATTTGGAAGTTGTATCATATCCCAAACTTAAAATGCACATATCTTTCGTTTTTTCTGATTGCCTTGTCTTACCCATCCTGGAAAGGGTAGATCCAGCTGATTCCAGTGTTACATTTAGGGCCTTTGTTTAGGGCTACTGCTGACAAAATAAAGCAGTATCCAGCTCCCACAACTCCAACTGCAGCAAATATTATAGAAGAGAACATctaatgaagagaaaaataatgttatttttgttCCTAAACAATGGAATGCACCCTAAATTCAGCTGTTGACGGTCAAATAGCTCCTGAACAGCAAAAATATATCAGTTTGGAACTGCATAATGAGTGTGTAACATACCTGCATTGGTATGTAAAAGCTTTACCAGTGCTGACACCCTGTGCCTGCCGAGCAGAGGGAGGCACTGGCAGCAGATGGCActgctcccctctgccctcctgtCTGGGCTCCCATTCCCCTTCAGCTGATGTCTTTCTCAGGAGATTACAAGCAAGACTGAAGTCTTGAACCACTtaaggcatttttaaaaaatctgcaGTGCGCCTTAGAAGTTAGCTTTGATACCCTGGTCACATTTGAAtcaaataattgtatttttccttccaaagtCTCCCTTCAGGTTTCATATTAGTATACTTTTATCTCTTCACAAGTACTTCCCAGTGTTAGCTCTGGTAGTGCAATTGGGATAGATTGAAAAGTATGTCtggctttctatttttctggcTTTCTATTACAGCATTTTCATATATAGTAATATGTAAGTAAATAATGCAAAAACTAATGCCCTGCTTGAATTCTGAATTTTATGGGTCTGCAGTGAGTTGGGAATGTAATGCCCAAGCGCCagagtaattttaaaaactgcCAACACAAAATGGCTAAAGAGAACTGTTACGTTCTGCAGAACAAGAAAGCACTCATCTTTCAGACATTAGTTTTAATTGTGGACTATCTAATTATGAGTTTCTTGTGACAGCAAAAAGTAATGAGGCAGTACCATTGTGGTACTGTGGCACAACATCAGAGGCATAATACGGGTTTTACAGCTGCTATTTCCACTTCCAGCACTCACAAatggcagggctgtgtggcCCATGCTTGAGACAGCATCTGACGTCTCACAGTGACTGTGAGAGGAAGATCCATATATTGTACTGATAACAATTtagcttttactttttttgccgtgtttcctttctcttaccgcaaacctcttcccacagctCCGATTACCACAGCATCCACAGCAATCATTGTTCTGAAGGCCCAAAAATACCAAGGCAGGGAAGATCATCTACCAATAACAGAAATACAGTTTGAATTGGGATGAATTCAAGTTACATCTTCTTTTAGATATAATAGttctatgtattttttttcttatcactAGATGAAGTTACTTATTGCCAAACTGTTGGATAACttataatttatttgtttatcaAAGAGGAATTTGCAGAACTGAGAAGACTGAGCAATGCAAGTCATAGCTGGGagtggggacaggcaggaatGTTTGAATTCATGTACTTACCAATATACCAGATCCCAGGATCCCTCCAAAGTACCAGACCTCATCTGTAATGTGTGTATTTTCTTGAACAACTTTTCCTCcagggaaaaacaacaaaatgttaGCGAGGGTGCAGAGCACAGCTAGGGGGATGAGAATGGTTCCCAGGCACTTGGCACAACCTCCCGTGCACATGCTTCTCTAAAGAAATTGCAAACAAAATTGCAGGCAAAATAAAATCTCCCAGATGTTCTCTGAACTGTTTTATAAAAAGGAGCTTCTCAGTGTGCAAAATCcagtttctgctgtgctgttaGAGGGGCTGAGCCTGTAGAATGCCACTGTCAGTGTTCCTGCAGTTGATCCAAAATGCCCTGTGCTGGTTATTTATGTGTCCTTGCAGTGATGTCAGTTTTCTGAACATCTATAAATGAAATTGCGCTCAGCGCAGCCTCTCATTTTACTATAACAACCCACAGCCTCTGTTAATATTTTACTAAAGTGGTTGAGACATTTCATAGTCTGGGCTCAGTTTATGGGCAGATATCTGTCTTTAGTTCTAGATCATCATTTTTATGACACATGGTTCTTCATACTACAAAATACTTCTTTGCAAAGATTGACATGAAAACACATAATGAGTCAGTTAATAGTAATAATATATTCATAGTCCAAGTTCTTACACATCATGAGATGGTTCTGTAATTGAAATAGTAGACAAACTAGCTGATACAAAGGTGAGCCATTATGGGCTAATAAAGATACACATCCACAAATCTGAAAAAATTCTTGGATTGCAGCAGGATGAGAAGCACCATTTTATGATATGTCAGTTGGACTGTCACAGAGTATGTGTCCATATTTGGGATTTAGTGGTCTTTATTTTGTGATTTATGGAAATTGTGCTACAGAATGGAAGACTGCAGGAAACACCGAATTAGATATGCTCTAAGATTTAAAGGCTCTTTTCACTGAACATTAAGATATATTGGGAAGATGAATCAAAACATGAAAGTAATTTCCGTAgattgtattttgaaattttggCATATGCCACATTTTAGGATAACTCACacttttttttaccttttataGGAGAATGTTTCATATCACATATACTTAGGCTTATTCAACAAAGGATGGCAagaatttaataataatatgcatttttttaatatattagaTAGACCAGAGGTTTCTTTGTGAAGAACCAAGGAACAGACATGTCTGTAGTGCTGAGCAGACTCATGATTTCTGAGGAAATCACACTCATTTACTTTGTAAATGTTTTATTCAGGTATTTATTAAGGTAAATTTTGAATGACTTCTCAAGTTTGCAT
This is a stretch of genomic DNA from Pithys albifrons albifrons isolate INPA30051 chromosome 11, PitAlb_v1, whole genome shotgun sequence. It encodes these proteins:
- the TM4SF4 gene encoding transmembrane 4 L6 family member 4, whose amino-acid sequence is MCTGGCAKCLGTILIPLAVLCTLANILLFFPGGKVVQENTHITDEVWYFGGILGSGILMIFPALVFLGLQNNDCCGCCGNRSCGKRFAMFSSIIFAAVGVVGAGYCFILSAVALNKGPKCNTGISWIYPFQDGNYLTDHTLWDKCRSPENIVVWHLTLFSLLLVMSLIQGVLCGIQVVNGLFGTLCGDCKCCGCCGGDGTV